One genomic window of Helicobacter canis includes the following:
- the minE gene encoding cell division topological specificity factor MinE, with amino-acid sequence MSWKLFSRDGGSAKVARDRLTIMLAHERSVKVPYMEQMKEEILAVVRKYTQTDKIAIRADSNQEVSTLEVEITLG; translated from the coding sequence ATGAGCTGGAAACTTTTTAGCAGAGATGGCGGCAGCGCGAAAGTCGCACGCGATAGGCTTACGATAATGCTCGCACACGAGAGAAGCGTGAAAGTGCCGTATATGGAGCAGATGAAAGAAGAGATTTTAGCCGTGGTGCGCAAATACACCCAAACGGACAAAATCGCTATCCGCGCGGATTCTAATCAAGAAGTAAGCACGCTAGAAGTAGAAATCACTTTAGGATAG